In Streptomyces canus, one DNA window encodes the following:
- the fxsT gene encoding FxSxx-COOH system tetratricopeptide repeat protein produces MSSAAQSGSEQGRNRATVVTFYSHKGGVGRTMALANVAWLLADAGHRVLIVDWDLESPGLNRFVRPFLPDPELRESTGVVEMILDYGRAVDALEARGLSGEVFSARLAELLERHTQVGNHTDRLKYRFTRPEGRMDFLGPGLQDSLYSERVATFEWNRFYREQGGRRFAEALRESLRTSDYDYVLIDSRTGHSDNASLCTLILPDVVVVGFNLSNQSIDGSASVARQVRERSAGGVRVLPVPMRVDDSKPEQAERRRARARSQFEGACGPILHSGELQYWREVEVKHLPNLAYEEVLIPFALPNFEPSVQKQAYERLAQEISGDRTLRFAPLPDTVRSQYMGAFTEVPAPPRLVRLVFEPQDRAYADWIRAELNANAVPCDFDPGPGDRAARTDAPGTFLVLMSSAMVSSPQLTALAAHLPKQDALANGAWVDVAWLEDVEVQKAFRNRPGPKLYTLDEASARTALLTHYISAERRPAAWADRLGRGPRFPRRHPREWHVPHQRQGEFLGREGYLRTLRNALQPGEAAQPVVLHGQAGVGKRTLATEYVHRFGADYDVVWWMPADSADRVERELVQLSVRLGAARPSSPRAVEALREQLEGRRAGAERLLLVYDDARHPEMIASLLINNPHVHLLITSEHPDWGALGRRIDVEPPTAAEAVRYLRRKAPDLTPELAEQLVQLGEPLPQLLDQMAAYLRSTARPAQEVVAELAQSIESRQAVGQHTASAVWQSVVEDLGKERPAALDLMKMLTVLSPEGVGWELLESPAALAFLGLPEGAEGRRQLGFAARGLVSRSQGRMCENGKRFRAARMNLASQRQALTDQETAELASRVRQVLAAYSPPDDRVDDQDMNPRYAELDAHVDPCGAAEDDNLDVRRWLVNQVRYRRRSQRLDAAFTLARRLDEVWTARSSPDDDTQQLLLMRLRAELANIHMDAGRYAEANRVNGKALEELRRLQDLDGHFTLRSALPRGAQLRALGRPQDALAEEQSTREVLRARYGLDNHFTLMASHNLALSLAMVGLPQDSMEQHEDVYTRRIRVSGEQHPLTLLSSLYVGSRLLEVGRYEASLTRLQEINRVVRSHEDFGPSDLITLRTAFALGSTLRHIAALSPSLSDGERLDKADSARMCDVQAVDGLEAYGGPEHPETLAARVALAADLRLVGRTSEAIDRAERNLAAYRTWGDEHLFTRICEVNLALCLRDAEDETAAEYSERGLTGLRRILHVDPRHPLVLMAAVCHADMLVFAGNSLAARELYERTHRDLGERLGTEHPLTLAVAAQLGLREDAGGRARPDGRVGVELDIPTI; encoded by the coding sequence ATGAGCAGTGCCGCGCAGTCTGGGTCCGAACAGGGCCGCAACCGGGCGACTGTCGTGACCTTCTACTCGCACAAGGGCGGAGTCGGGCGGACCATGGCTCTGGCCAATGTCGCCTGGCTTCTGGCTGATGCGGGGCATCGCGTCCTCATCGTCGACTGGGATCTGGAATCGCCCGGGCTGAACCGCTTCGTGCGGCCGTTCCTGCCCGACCCCGAACTGCGCGAGTCAACCGGCGTGGTGGAGATGATCCTGGACTACGGCCGGGCTGTGGACGCCCTGGAGGCCCGGGGGCTGTCCGGGGAGGTGTTCAGCGCCCGGCTGGCAGAGCTGCTTGAGCGGCATACCCAGGTCGGCAACCACACCGACCGGCTCAAGTACCGGTTCACGCGGCCCGAGGGCCGTATGGACTTCCTCGGGCCGGGCCTTCAGGACAGCCTCTACAGCGAACGGGTCGCGACCTTCGAGTGGAACCGCTTCTACCGGGAGCAGGGAGGCCGGCGCTTCGCGGAAGCACTGCGAGAGAGCCTGCGCACCAGCGACTACGACTACGTCCTCATCGACAGCCGCACCGGCCACTCCGACAACGCGAGCCTGTGCACGCTGATTCTGCCCGACGTGGTCGTCGTCGGATTCAACCTCAGCAACCAGTCCATCGACGGCTCGGCCTCCGTCGCCCGCCAAGTGCGGGAACGGTCCGCCGGTGGCGTCAGGGTCCTGCCGGTCCCCATGCGCGTGGACGACTCCAAACCGGAACAGGCCGAGCGGCGCAGGGCACGCGCCAGAAGTCAGTTCGAGGGCGCGTGCGGGCCGATTCTGCACAGCGGTGAGCTGCAGTATTGGCGCGAGGTCGAAGTCAAGCACCTGCCGAACCTCGCCTATGAGGAGGTACTCATCCCGTTCGCGCTGCCGAACTTCGAGCCCTCGGTGCAGAAGCAGGCGTACGAACGTCTCGCCCAGGAGATCAGCGGCGACCGCACGCTGCGCTTCGCGCCCCTCCCGGACACCGTCCGCTCCCAGTACATGGGGGCGTTCACCGAGGTGCCCGCACCGCCCCGCCTGGTGCGCTTGGTGTTCGAGCCGCAGGATCGTGCCTATGCGGACTGGATCCGCGCGGAGCTCAACGCGAACGCGGTGCCCTGCGACTTCGACCCGGGCCCCGGGGACCGGGCCGCCCGCACGGACGCGCCGGGCACCTTTCTCGTCCTGATGTCCTCTGCCATGGTCTCCTCCCCCCAACTCACCGCACTGGCAGCGCACTTGCCCAAGCAGGACGCCCTGGCCAACGGGGCGTGGGTGGACGTCGCCTGGCTCGAGGACGTCGAGGTCCAGAAGGCGTTTCGTAACCGGCCGGGTCCCAAGCTGTACACGCTGGACGAGGCATCCGCACGTACCGCCCTGCTGACCCACTACATCTCCGCCGAGCGGCGCCCCGCGGCCTGGGCGGACCGGCTGGGGCGCGGACCGCGCTTCCCCCGCAGGCACCCGCGGGAATGGCATGTTCCGCATCAGCGCCAAGGCGAGTTCCTGGGCCGGGAAGGGTATCTGCGCACCCTGCGGAACGCCCTGCAGCCCGGCGAAGCGGCCCAGCCGGTCGTGCTGCACGGGCAGGCCGGGGTGGGCAAGCGGACCCTCGCCACGGAGTACGTCCACCGGTTCGGCGCGGACTACGACGTCGTGTGGTGGATGCCGGCCGACAGCGCCGATCGAGTCGAGCGGGAGCTGGTACAGCTGAGCGTGCGCCTCGGTGCCGCCCGGCCGTCCTCACCGCGGGCCGTCGAGGCGCTGCGCGAGCAGCTTGAAGGCCGCCGCGCCGGGGCCGAACGCCTCCTCCTGGTCTACGACGACGCCCGCCACCCGGAGATGATCGCCAGCCTGCTGATCAACAACCCCCACGTCCACCTGCTGATCACGTCCGAACATCCGGACTGGGGAGCCCTGGGCCGCCGTATCGATGTCGAACCGCCCACAGCGGCCGAAGCCGTACGGTACCTGCGACGCAAAGCCCCCGACCTGACACCCGAACTCGCCGAACAGCTTGTGCAGTTGGGCGAGCCGCTGCCACAGCTGCTGGACCAGATGGCCGCCTATCTCAGGAGCACCGCCCGCCCAGCGCAGGAAGTGGTGGCCGAGCTCGCCCAGTCGATCGAGAGCCGACAGGCCGTGGGTCAGCACACCGCCTCGGCGGTGTGGCAGTCCGTCGTCGAGGACCTGGGCAAGGAACGTCCGGCCGCGCTGGACCTGATGAAGATGCTGACCGTTCTGTCCCCCGAGGGGGTGGGCTGGGAGTTGCTGGAATCACCGGCCGCCCTGGCCTTCCTGGGGCTGCCCGAAGGTGCCGAAGGCCGTCGCCAGCTGGGCTTCGCGGCGCGCGGCCTCGTCAGCCGGTCCCAGGGCCGCATGTGCGAGAACGGCAAGCGGTTCAGGGCGGCTCGAATGAACCTCGCCTCGCAGCGTCAGGCCCTCACCGACCAGGAGACGGCGGAACTCGCCTCGCGCGTCCGACAGGTCCTGGCCGCCTACTCGCCCCCGGATGACCGCGTCGACGACCAGGACATGAACCCGCGCTACGCGGAACTGGACGCCCACGTCGACCCCTGCGGAGCGGCGGAGGACGACAACCTGGACGTGCGCCGCTGGCTGGTCAACCAAGTGCGCTACCGGCGCCGCAGCCAACGCCTCGACGCCGCGTTCACCCTGGCCCGCCGCCTGGACGAGGTATGGACCGCCCGGTCCTCGCCCGACGACGACACCCAGCAGTTGCTCCTGATGAGGCTGCGCGCGGAACTGGCCAACATCCACATGGACGCCGGACGCTACGCCGAGGCCAACCGTGTCAACGGCAAGGCGCTGGAGGAACTGCGCCGGCTCCAGGATCTGGACGGCCACTTCACCCTGCGCAGCGCCCTGCCCCGCGGAGCCCAGCTCCGTGCGCTGGGCCGGCCACAGGACGCGCTCGCCGAGGAGCAGTCGACCCGGGAGGTCCTGCGTGCCCGTTACGGCCTGGACAACCACTTCACCCTGATGGCGTCCCACAACCTCGCCCTGTCCCTCGCCATGGTCGGTCTGCCCCAGGACTCCATGGAGCAGCACGAGGACGTCTACACACGCCGGATACGGGTCAGCGGCGAACAGCATCCGCTGACTCTGCTCTCGTCCCTCTACGTGGGAAGCCGGCTGCTCGAAGTCGGCCGCTACGAGGCCTCACTGACCCGTCTGCAAGAAATCAACCGGGTCGTCAGGAGCCATGAGGACTTCGGCCCGTCCGACCTGATCACCCTGCGCACCGCCTTCGCGCTGGGCTCGACACTGCGGCACATCGCCGCGCTCTCCCCGAGCCTGTCCGACGGCGAACGACTCGACAAGGCGGACTCCGCCCGGATGTGCGACGTACAGGCCGTGGACGGGTTGGAGGCGTACGGCGGTCCCGAGCACCCCGAGACGCTGGCCGCGCGCGTCGCACTCGCCGCCGACCTGCGGCTCGTGGGCCGGACGTCGGAGGCGATCGACAGGGCGGAGCGGAACCTCGCCGCGTACCGGACATGGGGGGACGAGCACCTCTTCACCCGTATCTGCGAAGTGAACCTCGCCCTGTGCCTGCGCGACGCCGAGGACGAGACCGCCGCTGAGTACAGTGAGCGTGGCCTGACCGGCCTGCGCCGGATCCTGCACGTCGACCCGCGCCACCCGCTGGTCCTGATGGCCGCCGTGTGCCACGCCGACATGCTGGTCTTCGCCGGCAACTCGCTGGCGGCACGGGAACTGTACGAGCGCACCCACCGGGACCTGGGGGAGAGGCTCGGCACTGAGCACCCCCTCACCCTGGCCGTGGCCGCACAGCTGGGGCTGCGGGAGGACGCGGGGGGCCGAGCCCGCCCGGACGGCCGGGTCGGCGTCGAACTGGACATCCCCACCATCTGA
- a CDS encoding MinD/ParA family ATP-binding protein, with protein MEYPWTTSIGVPHTVAVLSAAPGSGATRLTAAAGLLIDYAVGRVGQSVILMDADTETDGGGLTDLTRFWKTVSDAEVDGLLGFAQDRIGLAERSVLPYMRHVYTGSRRQDMALFALGPEDDLGGLPSDETLLPVVGAALTRLAELQGCLIVDCGAGRTALTLEVCRRLEHIIVIGGPGPQGGEDTAGLLSWLTEHGLGGKVLGWVCNDPSGTHPGTAGPAEAGPALMRLPYDRRAADTVAQGRLPERTTSPLLQALCEQLLALWPDVLNDGSWGRDE; from the coding sequence ATGGAGTACCCGTGGACGACGTCCATCGGTGTCCCGCACACGGTGGCAGTGCTCTCCGCCGCGCCTGGCAGTGGAGCGACACGGCTGACGGCTGCGGCCGGTCTGCTCATCGACTACGCAGTGGGCCGCGTAGGACAGTCCGTGATCCTGATGGACGCGGACACGGAGACCGACGGCGGCGGGCTGACCGACCTGACCCGCTTCTGGAAGACGGTGTCCGACGCCGAGGTGGATGGTCTCCTCGGATTCGCCCAGGACCGCATCGGACTGGCCGAGCGCTCCGTGCTCCCCTACATGCGCCACGTCTACACCGGTTCGCGACGTCAGGACATGGCACTGTTCGCCCTCGGCCCCGAGGACGACCTCGGCGGACTCCCGTCGGACGAGACGCTCTTGCCCGTCGTCGGTGCCGCGCTCACCAGACTCGCGGAGCTCCAGGGCTGCCTGATCGTCGACTGCGGCGCCGGCCGTACCGCGCTCACCCTGGAAGTGTGCCGCCGCCTCGAACACATCATCGTGATCGGCGGGCCCGGGCCACAGGGCGGCGAGGACACCGCCGGGCTCCTGTCCTGGCTGACGGAACACGGCCTGGGTGGCAAGGTGCTCGGCTGGGTGTGCAACGACCCGAGCGGTACCCACCCCGGCACAGCCGGCCCCGCCGAGGCGGGCCCCGCGCTGATGCGGCTGCCGTACGACCGGCGAGCCGCCGACACGGTCGCCCAGGGGCGGCTGCCGGAGCGCACGACAAGTCCACTTCTTCAGGCTCTGTGCGAGCAGTTGCTGGCACTGTGGCCGGACGTTCTGAACGACGGGTCATGGGGGAGAGATGAGTGA
- a CDS encoding M15 family metallopeptidase has translation MQTDGNLALYAPGHVPIWASSTAGHPGAYLELQNDGNAVIYRDPGHVAVWASRTSGGGTSATPITPLYNDSRNVPCASGTRDLGVADGYHNSARVLIRLCAVAGLRSTSEESGNTAYRVPGANGEAVVNSRVSGAVAAMLRSAKASGLTLNASSAFRTMAHQQALCNANSLCRQGNYSRVARPGTSNHQMGLAIDFAGIDSSAGCANGSGPTWRWLRTNAARFGFHQYRNEHWHWDVLSDSTRC, from the coding sequence ATGCAGACGGATGGCAATCTCGCGCTCTACGCGCCAGGTCATGTGCCGATCTGGGCCAGCAGCACCGCAGGCCACCCTGGCGCCTACCTCGAACTGCAGAACGACGGAAATGCGGTAATTTACCGCGATCCAGGGCATGTTGCCGTCTGGGCGTCACGCACGTCGGGCGGAGGTACGTCAGCGACTCCGATCACTCCTCTCTACAACGACTCCCGTAACGTGCCCTGCGCATCGGGGACTCGAGACCTTGGAGTGGCGGACGGCTACCACAACTCCGCCAGGGTGCTCATCCGCCTGTGCGCGGTGGCAGGTCTGCGCAGCACGAGTGAAGAGAGCGGGAACACCGCCTATCGGGTGCCCGGCGCGAACGGTGAGGCTGTGGTGAATTCTCGCGTATCGGGTGCCGTCGCAGCCATGCTCCGCTCGGCAAAGGCGTCAGGACTCACCCTGAACGCTTCCAGCGCGTTTCGGACCATGGCGCACCAGCAGGCCCTGTGCAACGCCAATTCCCTCTGCCGACAGGGCAACTACAGCCGTGTGGCCCGCCCTGGGACTTCGAACCATCAGATGGGATTGGCCATCGACTTTGCAGGCATCGACAGTTCGGCCGGCTGCGCCAACGGATCGGGGCCGACGTGGAGGTGGTTGCGCACCAACGCAGCCAGGTTCGGGTTCCACCAGTACAGGAACGAGCACTGGCACTGGGATGTGCTGTCCGACAGCACCCGCTGCTGA
- a CDS encoding LUD domain-containing protein, with protein MTWRVEREIAIRLHLRHGARTARGAARPKGGIAASLSVVPRSERPDDLPRPRGRRADHAGEDVVGLFAERAAEYRATVVRVPAAGAAAAVGRALSRTGALCLVGPSGFPEGLVPDGPWSLPADVPPLTIGQLDTADAVVTTVAAAIAVTATVVLDHGLGQGRRALALLPDQHICLVRADQITPDVPDALRRLDPSRPLTLISGPSATGGIELERVEGVHGPRTLDIIVLGDA; from the coding sequence ATGACCTGGCGCGTAGAGCGCGAGATTGCCATCCGTCTGCATCTGCGCCACGGTGCCCGGACGGCCCGCGGTGCCGCTCGCCCAAAGGGCGGGATTGCTGCCTCCCTGTCCGTTGTTCCCCGCTCCGAGCGCCCCGACGATCTGCCACGTCCGCGTGGTCGCCGCGCCGACCACGCGGGAGAGGACGTCGTGGGGCTGTTCGCCGAGCGTGCCGCCGAGTACCGCGCCACAGTGGTCCGTGTTCCGGCAGCCGGTGCCGCGGCGGCCGTGGGCCGCGCTCTGAGCCGTACCGGAGCGCTTTGCCTCGTGGGGCCGTCCGGATTCCCCGAGGGCCTGGTCCCGGACGGCCCCTGGTCGCTGCCGGCGGACGTCCCGCCGCTGACTATCGGACAGCTCGACACGGCGGACGCCGTCGTCACGACGGTCGCCGCGGCCATCGCCGTCACCGCCACCGTGGTCCTCGACCACGGTCTGGGCCAGGGACGGCGGGCCCTGGCGCTGCTCCCGGACCAGCACATCTGCCTGGTCCGGGCCGATCAGATCACACCCGACGTGCCCGATGCGCTCCGCCGCCTCGACCCGTCGCGGCCGCTGACACTCATCTCAGGCCCCTCGGCGACCGGCGGCATCGAGCTGGAGCGGGTGGAGGGCGTACACGGGCCCAGGACCCTCGACATCATCGTGCTGGGGGACGCGTAG
- a CDS encoding alpha-L-fucosidase encodes MTSAHLSRRSLIKAAALAGGTVAFGLPQALWPTAAEAYSVSSKMDWWYQARFGMFIHFGSYSYLGHGEWAFSSESWSKANYQTQVSAHFNPTAFNAAAIAQLAADAGMKYLVITAKHHEGFAMWDSNVPGFTDTTGTKLYNLHDYAGVQGDLLAALKTECEARGVKFGLYYSILDWNHPSQTIRSGLTTMASQAARTGYIADMKAQLQELLDRYDPALLWFDGDWFGEPSSPTLEDWWLRSDGVDLYNWLIARKPQLVVNERVKRDLGLGDYTVAEFGVPNAPLDRQWERCDTMNGAWGYQAGRENSYRPVRDFVQELVTCVSRDGNFLLNIGPKGDGSVTAGSVTILRGLASWMATYGDSVHGATASPFTTDPTWGRATKKDGKLFAHVFTWPTGGVLQIPAITNTISRVYLMNNPSASLTYTVSGGQISVTVPATAPDANDSVVCVEVSGVPTAAGGARVTVFQDVSYSSASAVLTLGNYTSSQLSAAGVGSATISSLRVPQGYRVTGYSGDNFTGTAWTFTADNPDLRVTGNNDAIVSLKVTFNPASYFRLINVTDGLALDSGGNVASGSNLKQWTPVDSPNLQWQAVDLGDGYYRLVNRANGMVADGWGSTSNGAPAQQEAWNGGPHQQWKITDRGNGQYSIANRTTGLVLDGGGQVPSGSVTKQWTWVTNNNLLWTFQPTS; translated from the coding sequence ATGACCTCCGCTCACCTCAGCAGGCGCTCCCTCATCAAGGCCGCCGCGCTCGCCGGCGGCACCGTGGCCTTCGGACTGCCGCAGGCCCTGTGGCCCACCGCCGCCGAGGCGTACTCGGTCTCCTCGAAGATGGACTGGTGGTACCAGGCCCGGTTCGGGATGTTCATCCACTTCGGGTCCTACTCCTACCTCGGCCACGGCGAATGGGCCTTCAGCTCCGAGAGCTGGTCCAAGGCCAACTACCAGACCCAGGTGTCCGCGCACTTCAACCCCACCGCGTTCAACGCGGCAGCCATCGCCCAACTGGCGGCGGACGCCGGCATGAAGTACCTGGTCATCACTGCCAAACACCATGAAGGCTTCGCCATGTGGGACTCCAACGTCCCCGGCTTCACCGACACCACCGGCACGAAGCTGTACAACCTGCACGACTACGCCGGTGTCCAGGGTGATCTGCTGGCGGCGCTCAAGACCGAGTGCGAGGCACGAGGCGTCAAGTTCGGGCTCTACTACTCGATCCTGGACTGGAACCACCCCTCCCAGACCATCCGAAGCGGTCTCACGACGATGGCCTCGCAGGCCGCCCGCACGGGTTATATCGCGGACATGAAAGCCCAACTGCAGGAGCTGCTGGACCGCTACGACCCGGCGCTCCTGTGGTTCGACGGCGACTGGTTCGGCGAACCCTCCAGCCCCACCCTCGAGGACTGGTGGCTGCGGTCGGACGGTGTCGACCTCTACAACTGGCTGATCGCCCGCAAGCCCCAACTCGTCGTCAACGAACGGGTCAAGCGGGACCTCGGTCTGGGCGACTACACGGTCGCGGAGTTCGGTGTCCCCAACGCGCCGCTGGACCGTCAGTGGGAGAGATGCGACACGATGAACGGTGCCTGGGGTTACCAGGCGGGCCGAGAGAACTCCTACCGGCCCGTCAGGGATTTCGTTCAGGAGCTCGTCACCTGCGTCTCGCGGGACGGCAACTTCCTGCTGAACATCGGCCCCAAGGGCGACGGCTCGGTCACCGCCGGATCCGTGACCATCCTGCGCGGCCTGGCCTCCTGGATGGCGACGTACGGCGACAGCGTGCACGGAGCCACGGCAAGCCCCTTCACCACCGACCCCACCTGGGGCAGGGCCACCAAGAAGGACGGCAAGCTGTTCGCCCACGTCTTCACCTGGCCCACGGGCGGCGTGCTGCAGATCCCGGCGATCACCAACACGATCAGCCGCGTCTACCTGATGAACAACCCCTCGGCCTCGCTCACCTACACCGTCAGCGGCGGCCAGATCAGCGTCACCGTGCCGGCTACCGCCCCGGACGCCAATGACTCCGTGGTCTGCGTCGAGGTCAGCGGCGTCCCCACGGCCGCCGGCGGAGCCCGGGTGACCGTGTTCCAGGACGTGAGTTACTCCTCGGCGAGCGCCGTCCTGACGCTGGGCAATTACACCTCCTCCCAGCTGTCGGCCGCGGGGGTGGGGTCCGCGACCATCTCCTCGCTGAGGGTGCCCCAGGGCTACCGGGTGACGGGCTACTCCGGCGACAACTTCACCGGCACGGCCTGGACGTTCACCGCGGACAATCCCGACCTGCGGGTGACCGGCAACAACGACGCCATCGTCTCGCTGAAGGTCACCTTCAATCCGGCCTCGTACTTCCGTCTGATCAACGTCACGGACGGTCTGGCCCTGGACAGCGGCGGCAACGTCGCCAGCGGCTCGAACCTCAAGCAGTGGACGCCGGTCGACAGCCCCAACCTCCAGTGGCAGGCCGTCGACCTCGGCGACGGCTACTACAGGCTGGTCAACCGCGCCAACGGCATGGTCGCCGACGGCTGGGGCTCGACCAGCAACGGCGCTCCAGCTCAGCAAGAGGCCTGGAACGGCGGCCCCCACCAGCAGTGGAAGATAACCGACCGCGGCAACGGCCAGTACTCGATCGCCAACCGCACCACCGGACTCGTCCTCGACGGCGGCGGACAGGTCCCCTCCGGGTCCGTGACCAAGCAGTGGACCTGGGTGACCAACAACAACCTGCTGTGGACGTTCCAGCCCACCTCCTGA
- a CDS encoding GDSL-type esterase/lipase family protein translates to MHTSRRLAARLTATASATCLAAAGLALVPAADASAAGAPQGGHVYALTAANSGKNAAVLSDSLANAAAVVQKTASGGPGQLWEAVDHGDGTFSLVNINSGKCMDVQNGSVTAGSPIIQWPCTGAGNQNWTFSGSAIVSARSGLCLDVSDGSTAQDHAIIQWTCKNTTNQHWGLTERPRSATWGPAMVSGGQSFTSQTIRMVVHNNTSGAGLRIRLSNLRSTTALSVGAVTVAVQSSGATAVAGTTHTVTFGRSATPTIPAGQELTSDVIPMPVAAEQNLLVSVYLPGTTGASTYHHDAHQTSYLSAASTGNHAAEEAPTNFTTTTANWFYVAGLDVVSPTAKGTVVAIGDSITDGSSATDNANQRWPDYLARRLQAESGGQRLGVADAGIGGNRVVTDSPNTGQGIAAVTRFSHDVLTQPGVKDVILLEGINDINATSVTADQISAGYQTMINQAHQAGVRILGGTILPNSTQTTDKAAIRAQVNQWIRTSGAFDAVIDFDAALRDPANPAQLLPAYDSGDHLHPNSAGMQAMANTVNLSLLTS, encoded by the coding sequence ATGCACACCTCCCGAAGACTCGCCGCCAGACTCACGGCCACGGCATCCGCCACCTGCCTGGCCGCTGCCGGACTCGCCCTCGTCCCGGCGGCAGACGCCTCGGCCGCGGGCGCGCCGCAGGGCGGCCACGTCTACGCGCTGACGGCGGCCAACAGCGGCAAGAACGCCGCCGTGCTGTCGGACTCCCTGGCCAACGCAGCGGCGGTCGTGCAGAAGACCGCCTCCGGCGGCCCCGGCCAGCTGTGGGAGGCGGTCGACCACGGCGACGGCACCTTCTCGCTGGTCAACATCAACAGCGGCAAGTGCATGGACGTGCAGAACGGCTCCGTGACCGCGGGAAGCCCGATCATCCAGTGGCCCTGCACCGGCGCCGGCAACCAGAACTGGACCTTCAGCGGTTCGGCGATCGTCTCCGCCCGCAGCGGCCTGTGCCTGGACGTCTCCGACGGCTCCACCGCGCAGGACCACGCGATCATCCAGTGGACCTGCAAGAACACGACCAACCAGCACTGGGGCCTGACCGAGCGCCCGCGCTCGGCGACCTGGGGCCCGGCCATGGTCAGCGGCGGCCAGAGCTTCACCTCGCAGACCATCCGGATGGTCGTCCACAACAACACCTCCGGCGCGGGGCTGCGCATCCGGCTGTCCAACCTGCGCAGCACGACCGCCCTCTCGGTAGGTGCCGTCACCGTGGCCGTCCAGTCCAGCGGCGCCACCGCGGTCGCGGGCACCACACACACCGTCACCTTCGGCCGGTCGGCCACGCCGACCATCCCCGCCGGGCAGGAACTGACCAGCGACGTCATCCCGATGCCGGTCGCCGCGGAGCAGAACCTGCTGGTGAGCGTCTACCTCCCGGGCACCACCGGCGCCTCCACCTACCACCACGACGCCCACCAGACCTCGTACCTGTCCGCCGCGAGCACCGGCAACCACGCCGCCGAGGAGGCCCCGACGAACTTCACCACCACCACGGCCAACTGGTTCTACGTCGCCGGACTCGACGTCGTGTCACCCACGGCCAAGGGAACCGTCGTGGCCATCGGCGACTCCATCACCGACGGCTCCAGCGCCACCGACAACGCCAACCAGCGCTGGCCCGACTACCTCGCCCGGCGGCTGCAGGCCGAGTCCGGCGGCCAGCGCCTCGGCGTGGCCGATGCGGGCATCGGCGGCAACCGCGTGGTCACCGACAGCCCGAACACGGGGCAGGGCATCGCGGCCGTCACCCGCTTCTCCCACGACGTCCTGACCCAGCCGGGCGTGAAGGACGTCATCCTGCTGGAGGGCATCAACGACATCAACGCCACAAGCGTCACCGCCGACCAGATCAGCGCCGGTTACCAGACCATGATCAACCAGGCGCACCAGGCCGGTGTCCGGATCCTCGGCGGGACCATCCTGCCGAACTCCACGCAGACCACCGACAAGGCCGCCATCCGCGCCCAGGTCAACCAGTGGATCCGCACCAGCGGCGCCTTCGACGCGGTGATCGACTTCGACGCGGCGCTCCGGGACCCGGCCAACCCGGCGCAGCTGCTCCCCGCCTACGACAGCGGCGACCATCTGCACCCCAACAGCGCCGGCATGCAAGCCATGGCCAACACGGTGAACCTCTCGCTGCTCACCTCCTGA
- a CDS encoding GDSL-type esterase/lipase family protein yields MTLVLSAPGLAVADEVTGAKDTTYYISLGDSLASGYQPDVDKDTDVAYTDQLFAQLKQRTPGLKHIRLGCTAETTESLINGGKCDYPHAKSQLDAALQAMAKDHGKVAYVTLSVGANDILLNCVSPAGTLDGACLNSKSQAMAKNLAQIAGTLRKAGTDNTQFVGSTYHNPFLGAWLQGAAGQQAAKESAPLVKAANTGIAQVYKSTGFKVADVAGAFSSDDFTTQVKVPGAGEVPANVAKICQLTWACTKKDPHPNADGHKVIAGAFAAVLAESDAPGGGASPTPSASGTPAPGKDTGANDPTTNGDLAETGASSSSPVLAGAGLAVVVAGTAAVYFARRRRTGEES; encoded by the coding sequence ATGACGCTCGTGCTGAGCGCGCCCGGACTGGCCGTCGCCGACGAGGTGACCGGCGCCAAGGACACCACGTACTACATCTCGCTCGGTGACTCCTTGGCCTCCGGCTACCAGCCGGACGTCGACAAGGACACCGATGTCGCCTACACCGACCAGCTCTTCGCGCAGCTCAAGCAGCGCACCCCCGGGCTGAAGCACATACGCCTCGGCTGCACCGCTGAGACCACCGAGTCCCTGATCAACGGCGGAAAGTGCGACTACCCGCACGCCAAGTCGCAACTGGACGCCGCCCTGCAGGCCATGGCCAAGGACCACGGCAAGGTCGCCTACGTCACCCTCAGTGTGGGCGCCAACGACATCCTCCTCAACTGCGTCAGCCCGGCCGGCACCCTCGACGGGGCATGCCTGAACAGCAAGAGCCAGGCCATGGCGAAGAACCTGGCCCAGATCGCGGGCACGCTCCGCAAGGCCGGCACGGACAACACGCAGTTCGTGGGCTCGACGTACCACAACCCGTTCCTGGGGGCCTGGCTGCAGGGCGCCGCGGGGCAGCAGGCCGCCAAGGAGTCGGCACCCCTGGTCAAGGCCGCCAACACGGGGATCGCCCAGGTGTACAAGTCCACCGGCTTCAAGGTGGCGGACGTGGCCGGGGCCTTCTCCTCGGACGACTTCACCACCCAGGTGAAGGTGCCCGGCGCGGGCGAGGTGCCGGCGAACGTGGCCAAGATCTGTCAGCTGACCTGGGCGTGCACGAAGAAGGACCCCCACCCCAACGCCGACGGCCACAAGGTGATCGCGGGCGCCTTCGCGGCGGTGCTCGCCGAGAGCGACGCGCCCGGTGGGGGCGCGTCCCCCACGCCCAGCGCGTCGGGCACGCCCGCGCCCGGCAAGGACACGGGGGCGAACGACCCGACCACGAACGGAGATCTCGCCGAGACCGGCGCGTCGAGCAGTAGTCCCGTCCTCGCGGGTGCCGGTCTCGCGGTCGTGGTGGCCGGAACCGCCGCGGTCTACTTCGCGCGCAGGCGCCGTACGGGTGAGGAGAGCTGA